A genomic window from Sphingomonas taxi includes:
- a CDS encoding MFS transporter, with protein sequence MTDALPSDANDAPDSKVIFAAVLRPWRPLMGHFAEDPSMPSHDPVGARIGVPTQAVVADAPPVQLKPLFLLAWALCAVFYFFQYAVRSAPGVMQHELSAAWGGNHIGGMISAYYVAYALMALIAGVLLDRYGPQRTIPYGIAVVGLGCLVFAQGSEAAGMAGFVLQATGAIFAFIGASYVAARYLPSRMLALFIGLTQCLGMAGAAFGSKPVHMLIDPAGSLHLSWQYVWIGFAVVGFVLAVATWMVMPRDSGDSASHHGPLSAASLVQPFKTVLANPQSWLAGVIGGLLFLPTTIGALVWATSFLNGGKDLSMAAAATEASMVPIGWVIGCPLLGFLADRLGRRKPVLIAGALVMLAAGLTAIYVPHGLLPPYSVALVLGIASGAAMVPFSMMKETNPSAVKGTAAGVMNFLVFLTSGIVSPFISRLMVPQGKPLTLPEFQNGFLPLVAGVVVAIGLSLFLKETGHARVADRPSRAIPPSPTLAAT encoded by the coding sequence ATGACCGACGCGCTACCCAGCGACGCCAACGACGCTCCCGACAGCAAGGTCATTTTCGCCGCTGTCCTGCGTCCCTGGCGCCCGCTCATGGGTCATTTTGCCGAGGATCCATCCATGCCGAGCCACGACCCCGTAGGAGCCCGCATCGGCGTGCCGACGCAAGCAGTGGTCGCCGACGCACCGCCTGTCCAGCTCAAGCCGCTGTTCCTGCTGGCCTGGGCGCTGTGCGCGGTCTTCTATTTCTTCCAGTACGCCGTCCGTTCGGCGCCGGGCGTCATGCAGCACGAACTCTCGGCCGCATGGGGCGGCAATCACATCGGCGGGATGATCTCGGCCTATTACGTCGCCTATGCGCTGATGGCGCTCATCGCCGGCGTTCTGCTCGATCGATACGGCCCGCAACGCACGATACCCTATGGTATCGCCGTCGTCGGTCTGGGGTGCCTCGTGTTCGCCCAAGGCAGCGAGGCGGCCGGCATGGCCGGTTTCGTCCTTCAGGCAACGGGTGCGATCTTCGCGTTCATCGGCGCTTCCTATGTGGCGGCTCGATATCTGCCGTCACGGATGCTCGCGTTGTTTATCGGCCTGACGCAGTGCCTCGGCATGGCCGGTGCCGCGTTCGGGTCGAAGCCGGTCCATATGCTGATCGATCCGGCCGGAAGCCTTCATCTGTCATGGCAATATGTCTGGATCGGCTTCGCCGTCGTCGGCTTCGTGCTAGCTGTCGCCACCTGGATGGTCATGCCGCGCGACAGCGGTGACAGTGCGTCCCATCACGGCCCGCTTTCCGCCGCCAGCCTTGTCCAGCCCTTCAAGACGGTCCTTGCGAATCCGCAGAGCTGGCTTGCCGGGGTGATCGGGGGGCTGCTCTTCCTGCCTACCACGATCGGCGCGCTGGTCTGGGCAACGTCGTTCCTCAACGGCGGCAAGGATCTGTCGATGGCCGCTGCTGCGACGGAAGCCTCGATGGTGCCGATCGGCTGGGTGATCGGCTGTCCGCTGCTCGGCTTCCTGGCCGACCGGCTGGGCCGTCGCAAACCCGTGCTGATCGCCGGCGCACTGGTGATGCTGGCGGCCGGCCTGACCGCGATCTACGTGCCCCACGGCCTGCTCCCGCCCTACAGCGTCGCGCTCGTGCTTGGCATCGCCTCGGGAGCCGCAATGGTCCCCTTCTCGATGATGAAGGAGACCAACCCGTCTGCGGTCAAGGGCACCGCTGCAGGCGTGATGAACTTCCTCGTCTTCCTGACCAGCGGCATCGTCTCCCCCTTCATCTCGCGGCTGATGGTCCCGCAAGGCAAGCCGCTTACGTTGCCGGAGTTTCAGAA
- a CDS encoding L,D-transpeptidase produces MILAIAFALSVPIAVAAQTLPIPAADGRIEALKPGEYLWAPGIAPEGPVTIIVSLKTQKAYAYRNGVAIGVSTVSTGTKGFATPTGVFTVLQKDADHVSNLYKDAAMPFMQRLTWGGIAMHAGNLPGYPASHGCIRMPLAFAKLLFGITKMGITVVITQDALVPVVVAKPGVLKRDERGTGGDRAFAWNPARAPTGPVSIVISGRDRRVVVLRNGVEIGSSAIDLDAPVEETAAFTLQAIDDGGEHWLRLPLPGQTRTGELSDADRAKGRLPDGFRAALATVLTPGTTLLVTRETLASAGTGKPVTVIEADRP; encoded by the coding sequence TTGATTCTGGCGATCGCCTTCGCCCTGTCGGTGCCGATCGCCGTCGCGGCGCAGACGCTACCGATCCCCGCCGCTGACGGCAGGATCGAGGCGCTGAAGCCCGGCGAATATCTGTGGGCACCCGGGATCGCGCCCGAAGGCCCGGTCACGATCATCGTCAGCCTCAAGACCCAGAAAGCCTACGCCTATCGCAACGGTGTCGCGATCGGGGTTTCCACCGTCTCCACGGGTACGAAGGGCTTTGCGACGCCGACGGGGGTGTTCACCGTCCTCCAGAAGGACGCGGACCATGTGTCCAACCTCTACAAGGATGCCGCCATGCCGTTCATGCAGCGGCTGACCTGGGGCGGGATCGCGATGCATGCCGGCAACCTGCCGGGCTATCCCGCCTCGCATGGCTGTATCCGGATGCCACTGGCCTTTGCCAAGCTGCTGTTCGGCATCACCAAGATGGGCATCACCGTGGTCATCACGCAGGACGCGCTGGTTCCAGTGGTGGTCGCGAAACCCGGCGTTCTGAAGCGCGACGAGCGCGGGACCGGTGGTGACCGCGCCTTTGCCTGGAACCCCGCACGCGCGCCCACCGGTCCGGTGTCGATCGTCATCAGCGGTCGCGACCGCCGGGTGGTCGTCCTGCGCAACGGCGTCGAAATCGGATCGAGCGCAATCGACCTCGACGCTCCTGTGGAAGAGACCGCGGCGTTCACCCTCCAGGCGATCGATGACGGGGGAGAGCATTGGCTGCGATTGCCGCTGCCCGGGCAAACCCGAACCGGGGAGCTGAGTGACGCGGATCGGGCGAAGGGCCGTCTTCCCGATGGCTTCCGTGCCGCGTTGGCGACGGTTCTCACGCCGGGGACGACGTTGCTCGTCACGCGCGAAACGCTGGCGAGCGCGGGCACTGGCAAGCCGGTGACGGTGATCGAGGCCGACCGCCCATGA
- a CDS encoding cation-translocating P-type ATPase: protein MIADHTREETAPVIAWHAMSSTDIAARLGTSDRGLEPDEATARLVRDGLNELAPPPAPSIILLFVRQFNSPLIWLLVAAAAVSLGLGHTTDAGFIGVVLIVNALIGTFQEGKAAGSLAALRDMIGHTAPVRRGGSVSVIDTRDIVVGDVVELESGMAVPADIRLSSSVALRVDQSTFTGESVAVLKDEAAPLVERTPPGDRTTMLLAGTMIDEGRGAGVVVATGADTALGAIDASLRDTKATPPPLVVRLNRLARQISIASIALIVPFAIVLLVQGRPGDEILLLAVALAVSAIPEGLSIAVTVALAAGTRRMAARKVIVRSLPAVEGLGACTVIASDKTGTLTRNVLSVERILLADGRAFDRAEWAANADALVAIGRAAALCNEASLGADGLPVGDTVDVALLGFARDNGADLAAIRAIVRVAGLPYEPARKFSSVAVDEGQGIRVFAKGAPEVVRPMCHPIDAATIAKASAMAGDGYRIIAVAMSDGSATVDPASPSGLVFLGWIGLIDPVRPEVPAAIARCAEAGIGVRMVTGDHPGTALTIARELGLEVREDQVVTGTQMSALTQKPAELSTLVLAGRVFARIEPVQKLEIVQILAASGELVAVTGDGVNDAPALQAAHIGVAMGIAGTDVARGAADLVLADDNFASIVAGVEEGRVTYANVRRIVIILLATGMAEIGMFLGAVAFGLPMPLTAVQLLWLNLVTNGAQDVMLGFGRGEGDELRQPPRAPGEPLLDRSAIALMIPPAVVMTGFALFLVYALRRDGHPLAEIQNAVLLMTVLFQNVYVLCMRSERRSIFHEPLFSNPWLLLGIGVALALQLVAMFWPPLGGILGTSPVVSRTLWFCLGATGSTVIVTEATKQIVARWQAARIVETVARRGADRSR, encoded by the coding sequence ATGATCGCCGACCACACCCGAGAGGAAACCGCTCCGGTTATCGCATGGCACGCGATGTCGAGCACGGACATCGCAGCCCGGCTTGGCACGTCCGATCGGGGTCTGGAGCCTGACGAGGCGACCGCGCGCCTTGTTCGGGACGGGTTGAACGAATTGGCGCCCCCGCCGGCGCCTTCGATTATCCTGTTGTTCGTGCGGCAGTTCAACAGCCCGCTGATCTGGTTGCTCGTCGCTGCGGCGGCTGTATCGCTGGGCCTTGGACACACGACCGACGCCGGGTTCATCGGCGTCGTGCTGATCGTCAACGCACTCATCGGCACGTTCCAGGAGGGCAAGGCTGCTGGCAGCCTCGCCGCCCTGCGCGATATGATCGGCCATACCGCACCAGTCCGCCGCGGGGGATCCGTGTCGGTGATCGATACGCGCGACATCGTCGTCGGCGATGTCGTCGAGCTGGAAAGCGGTATGGCGGTGCCGGCCGATATCCGTTTGTCGTCAAGCGTGGCGCTACGCGTCGATCAATCGACTTTCACCGGCGAGTCGGTCGCGGTCCTGAAGGATGAGGCGGCGCCCCTCGTCGAGCGCACGCCGCCCGGCGACCGCACGACGATGCTGCTCGCGGGCACGATGATCGACGAGGGACGGGGGGCTGGCGTCGTCGTGGCGACCGGTGCCGATACAGCCCTCGGCGCGATCGATGCATCGCTGCGCGATACCAAGGCAACACCCCCGCCGCTCGTCGTGCGCCTCAACCGGTTGGCGCGGCAGATCAGTATTGCCAGCATTGCGCTGATCGTGCCGTTCGCGATCGTCCTGCTTGTCCAGGGCCGTCCGGGCGACGAGATCCTGCTGCTGGCAGTCGCGCTTGCGGTATCGGCGATCCCGGAAGGACTGTCGATCGCGGTCACCGTCGCACTTGCGGCGGGAACTCGCCGCATGGCGGCACGCAAGGTCATCGTCCGGTCGCTGCCGGCGGTCGAGGGACTTGGCGCCTGCACCGTCATCGCCAGCGACAAGACGGGCACGCTCACCCGCAACGTGCTCTCGGTCGAACGCATCCTGCTTGCTGACGGACGGGCGTTCGATCGCGCAGAATGGGCGGCGAATGCAGACGCGCTGGTTGCCATCGGTCGCGCCGCAGCGCTCTGCAACGAAGCGTCGCTCGGTGCCGACGGCCTACCGGTTGGCGATACCGTCGATGTCGCCCTTCTGGGGTTCGCGCGGGACAACGGCGCCGATCTCGCGGCGATTCGGGCGATCGTCCGGGTCGCAGGGCTGCCTTACGAGCCAGCCCGCAAATTCTCGTCCGTGGCGGTCGATGAAGGACAGGGCATCCGCGTGTTCGCCAAGGGGGCGCCCGAAGTCGTCCGGCCGATGTGCCACCCGATCGATGCTGCCACGATCGCCAAGGCTAGCGCGATGGCAGGCGACGGATACCGCATTATCGCCGTTGCCATGTCGGACGGATCGGCGACGGTCGACCCCGCCTCGCCAAGCGGCCTCGTCTTCCTCGGGTGGATCGGGTTGATCGACCCGGTCCGCCCGGAGGTGCCCGCGGCGATCGCGCGCTGCGCCGAGGCTGGTATCGGCGTCCGCATGGTGACGGGAGACCATCCCGGCACGGCGCTGACGATCGCGCGCGAGCTCGGACTCGAGGTCCGCGAGGATCAGGTGGTGACAGGCACGCAGATGAGCGCGCTGACGCAGAAGCCGGCAGAGCTTTCCACGCTCGTGCTGGCAGGCCGCGTGTTCGCGCGGATCGAGCCGGTCCAGAAGCTCGAGATCGTCCAGATTCTGGCCGCCAGCGGCGAGCTGGTCGCGGTTACCGGGGACGGCGTCAACGACGCCCCCGCGCTTCAGGCGGCGCATATCGGCGTCGCTATGGGCATTGCCGGCACCGACGTCGCGCGCGGTGCGGCCGATCTGGTGCTGGCGGACGACAATTTCGCCTCGATCGTGGCGGGCGTCGAGGAAGGCCGGGTGACATATGCCAATGTCCGGCGGATCGTCATCATCCTGCTGGCGACGGGGATGGCCGAGATCGGCATGTTCCTCGGGGCGGTCGCCTTCGGTCTGCCGATGCCGCTGACCGCGGTCCAGCTCCTCTGGCTGAACCTCGTCACCAACGGCGCGCAGGATGTGATGCTGGGGTTCGGCCGTGGCGAAGGCGACGAGTTGCGGCAACCTCCACGCGCGCCGGGCGAACCGCTGCTCGATCGCAGTGCGATCGCGCTGATGATCCCGCCCGCCGTGGTGATGACGGGCTTTGCGCTCTTCCTGGTCTATGCCTTGCGGCGGGACGGGCATCCGCTTGCCGAGATCCAGAACGCGGTGCTGCTGATGACTGTGCTGTTCCAGAACGTCTATGTGCTGTGCATGCGCAGCGAGCGACGCTCGATCTTCCACGAGCCGTTGTTCTCCAACCCGTGGCTACTGCTGGGCATCGGCGTCGCACTCGCGCTGCAGCTGGTCGCCATGTTCTGGCCCCCGTTGGGCGGCATCCTCGGCACCTCACCGGTGGTCAGCCGTACGCTCTGGTTCTGCCTCGGCGCGACGGGGTCGACGGTCATCGTGACCGAAGCCACCAAGCAGATCGTCGCACGGTGGCAGGCCGCAAGAATCGTAGAAACGGTTGCGAGGAGGGGAGCCGATAGATCCCGATGA
- a CDS encoding DUF4287 domain-containing protein, which yields MADESVKGPASYFPSIEQKYGRPIDEWQGLIRQKLPAKHMELVAMLKSDHGMGHGHANAVVAHTLSTQKA from the coding sequence ATGGCAGACGAATCGGTCAAGGGGCCTGCTTCCTACTTCCCGTCGATCGAGCAGAAATATGGTCGCCCGATCGACGAATGGCAGGGGCTGATCCGGCAGAAGCTGCCGGCAAAGCACATGGAGCTGGTCGCCATGTTGAAGAGCGATCATGGCATGGGGCATGGCCACGCGAACGCGGTGGTGGCACATACATTGTCCACCCAAAAGGCATAA
- a CDS encoding glycoside hydrolase family 130 protein has protein sequence MVIRARSSSCWAEPPRRPSRTAAFPCCWRTSVVETGSPPRRNARLSNAAFVDRLDIVLRPDPSRVVIRPYVPGSDDDHARARRIASRVMALDDATVADELCDLTRDFAGHHAEVEAVFAQRYAEVKGVIGHDDPIGEERILLIGAYFCQEYGYEAAALFNPSIVAHPDQTRIPAGSVRFVLSLRAVGEGHVSSITFRTGVCDASGGIALEPQGARAIVPRIEDAALGGSRPAGVRMQCEPGYALSEIVIFPSTPAQRNGIEDLRLVRFADDDGTVSWLGTYTAYSGQGIRQELLRTNDFCSFALDTIHGAAGAGKGMALFPRRIAGRYAMLGRADNETISLAYSDDLYDWPLGTTIIEPRWPWEFVQIGNCGSPIEVAEGWLVLTHGVGPMRNYAIGACLLDRDDPSKLLGRLTRPLVRPDTTERKGYVPNVTYSCGALLHGRTLVLPYAVADSFTTFATMPIDRLIAAMR, from the coding sequence ATGGTCATTCGCGCACGGTCGAGTTCCTGCTGGGCGGAGCCACCCAGGCGGCCCTCTCGAACAGCCGCATTCCCCTGCTGCTGGCGCACTAGCGTCGTCGAGACCGGATCCCCGCCCCGAAGGAACGCTCGATTGTCCAATGCCGCATTCGTCGATCGCCTGGATATCGTCCTGCGCCCCGACCCTTCGCGGGTCGTGATCCGACCCTATGTTCCGGGTTCCGACGACGATCATGCGCGCGCGCGACGGATCGCGTCGCGCGTCATGGCGCTCGACGACGCCACGGTCGCGGACGAACTCTGCGACCTGACGCGCGACTTCGCGGGGCATCACGCCGAGGTCGAGGCGGTGTTCGCGCAGCGTTATGCCGAGGTCAAAGGCGTCATCGGTCACGATGATCCGATTGGCGAGGAGCGTATCCTGCTGATCGGCGCCTATTTCTGCCAGGAATATGGCTACGAGGCAGCCGCCCTCTTCAACCCCAGCATCGTAGCCCATCCCGACCAGACGAGGATCCCCGCAGGGTCGGTGCGTTTCGTCCTCTCGTTGCGCGCCGTCGGCGAGGGCCATGTCTCCTCAATCACATTCAGGACGGGGGTGTGCGACGCCTCCGGGGGAATTGCCCTCGAGCCACAGGGCGCGCGGGCGATCGTGCCGCGGATCGAGGATGCCGCCTTGGGCGGCTCGCGACCTGCCGGCGTCCGCATGCAATGCGAGCCCGGGTACGCGCTGTCCGAGATCGTCATCTTTCCCTCGACCCCCGCGCAGCGCAACGGGATCGAGGATCTGCGCCTCGTGCGCTTTGCCGACGATGACGGGACGGTTTCATGGCTCGGCACCTATACGGCCTATAGCGGGCAAGGCATCCGCCAGGAGCTGTTGCGGACCAATGACTTCTGCTCCTTTGCCCTGGACACGATCCACGGAGCGGCCGGCGCCGGCAAGGGCATGGCGCTGTTCCCGCGGCGCATCGCCGGCCGCTACGCCATGCTCGGCCGCGCCGACAACGAGACCATCTCGCTGGCCTATTCGGACGACCTCTACGACTGGCCGCTCGGTACGACGATCATCGAACCGCGATGGCCGTGGGAGTTTGTGCAGATCGGCAATTGCGGCTCGCCGATCGAGGTCGCTGAGGGTTGGCTGGTGCTCACCCACGGGGTCGGACCGATGCGCAACTACGCGATCGGTGCCTGCCTGCTCGATCGTGACGACCCGTCGAAGCTGCTCGGGCGGCTGACCCGCCCGCTGGTTCGTCCCGATACGACGGAACGCAAAGGCTACGTCCCCAACGTCACCTACAGCTGCGGTGCGCTGCTCCACGGCCGGACGCTGGTCCTGCCCTATGCGGTCGCCGACAGCTTCACGACGTTCGCGACCATGCCAATCGACCGATTGATCGCCGCGATGCGATAG
- a CDS encoding universal stress protein gives MQSILLHVQDDDDLDGRIDAAVTLARAFGGHITCLHATPYAEYLTNDPFIATIFPVDFSTKMEALRLDLRKKVEMRLREAGSDWDWVHLDDEPHLALLRKAPIVDVIVLSLGSGRKAQSLAATVAATARAPVLAIPPSDTPFDPAGVVAVAWDGSAESSVALRASLPLLRKAASVHLVEIEDRTLRTYSEQGAHYLSRHGIDAHVVRRGADSGDAGGAILKVAEEVGASLLVMGAYGHSRTVEFLLGGATQAALSNSRIPLLLAH, from the coding sequence ATGCAGTCCATCCTTCTCCACGTTCAGGACGATGACGATCTCGACGGCCGCATCGACGCGGCGGTGACGCTTGCGAGGGCGTTCGGTGGACATATCACCTGTCTGCACGCGACACCCTATGCCGAGTATCTGACCAACGACCCGTTCATCGCGACCATCTTCCCGGTCGACTTCTCGACGAAGATGGAGGCGCTGCGCCTCGATCTCCGGAAAAAGGTCGAGATGCGGCTGCGCGAGGCCGGGTCGGATTGGGACTGGGTGCATCTTGATGACGAGCCGCATCTTGCGCTTCTGCGCAAGGCGCCGATCGTCGATGTCATCGTGTTGAGCCTCGGATCAGGCCGGAAGGCGCAGTCGCTCGCCGCGACGGTTGCCGCGACCGCGCGCGCGCCGGTCCTCGCAATTCCTCCGTCTGACACGCCGTTCGATCCTGCCGGTGTCGTGGCGGTCGCGTGGGACGGCTCCGCGGAATCCTCGGTCGCGCTGCGCGCGTCGCTGCCGCTGCTGCGCAAGGCAGCGTCCGTCCACCTCGTCGAGATCGAGGACCGGACCTTGCGGACATATAGCGAGCAAGGCGCGCATTACCTGTCGCGACATGGGATCGACGCTCATGTCGTCCGTCGCGGCGCGGACAGCGGGGATGCGGGGGGTGCCATTCTGAAGGTGGCAGAAGAGGTGGGCGCCAGCCTGCTGGTCATGGGTGCCTATGGTCATTCGCGCACGGTCGAGTTCCTGCTGGGCGGAGCCACCCAGGCGGCCCTCTCGAACAGCCGCATTCCCCTGCTGCTGGCGCACTAG
- a CDS encoding alternative oxidase, with amino-acid sequence MVNSVLTPDARALADERAAEPVVHHVPKGFSDRFALGFTKLLRFSADTFFAKRYGHRAIVLETVAAVPGMVGAMFTHLTCLRRMRDDEGWIRTLMEEAENERMHLMTFIEIAKPTWFERLVILGVQGVFLVGFSILYLVSSRTAHRVVGYFEEEAVTSYTLYLQEIDEGRSANVPAPAIAKHYWQMADDATLRDVVLVVRADEAHHRDVNHGFASTLGGKPADASVIAPYPQHATQLAVGG; translated from the coding sequence ATGGTCAATTCAGTCCTTACCCCCGATGCGCGCGCGCTGGCCGACGAGCGGGCAGCCGAGCCGGTCGTGCATCACGTACCCAAGGGCTTTTCCGACCGGTTCGCGCTGGGCTTCACCAAGCTGCTGCGCTTCAGCGCCGATACCTTCTTCGCCAAGCGCTACGGTCACCGTGCCATCGTTCTCGAGACGGTCGCAGCCGTGCCGGGCATGGTCGGCGCGATGTTCACGCATCTGACCTGCCTGCGGCGGATGCGAGACGACGAAGGCTGGATCCGCACCCTGATGGAGGAAGCGGAGAACGAGCGCATGCACCTGATGACGTTCATCGAGATCGCCAAGCCGACATGGTTCGAGCGGCTGGTGATCCTTGGCGTCCAGGGCGTGTTCCTCGTCGGCTTCTCCATCCTGTATCTGGTCTCGTCGCGCACCGCGCACCGGGTGGTCGGCTATTTCGAGGAGGAGGCTGTCACCAGCTACACCCTCTACCTCCAGGAGATCGATGAGGGCCGGTCGGCCAATGTGCCGGCCCCGGCAATCGCCAAGCACTATTGGCAAATGGCCGACGATGCGACGCTTCGCGATGTCGTGCTCGTCGTCCGCGCCGACGAGGCCCATCACCGCGACGTCAATCACGGCTTCGCCAGCACGCTGGGCGGCAAACCCGCCGATGCGAGCGTCATCGCCCCCTACCCTCAGCACGCGACCCAGCTCGCCGTCGGCGGCTGA
- a CDS encoding GNAT family N-acetyltransferase has translation MFPEPAMAVRSRLEASTSGGRNADRLPSRTAKGSTVIELVTTRPDSPGAPAIPLHDADWSADLVSRAGYHFHVRPAAPADEAVLAEFFTHVDKEDLRFRFLSAIQKVGHDQLKALVSVDHTRTENFLAIESGTGLVIATAMLASDETLTNAEVAVAIRSDFKRGGISWTLVEHVVRFARSKGIKTLESVESRDNHQAIKLEREMGWSASPCPGDSTLIVLRMALEPQAA, from the coding sequence GTGTTTCCCGAGCCTGCGATGGCCGTCCGCTCCAGGCTAGAAGCGTCGACAAGCGGTGGTCGCAATGCCGACCGCCTGCCCTCACGCACAGCCAAGGGATCCACCGTGATCGAACTCGTCACCACTCGCCCGGACAGCCCCGGGGCACCGGCGATACCACTTCACGACGCGGACTGGAGCGCTGACTTGGTCTCGCGTGCCGGCTACCATTTTCACGTGCGCCCTGCGGCGCCGGCGGACGAAGCGGTCCTCGCCGAGTTCTTCACCCATGTCGACAAGGAGGATTTGCGGTTCCGCTTTCTCAGCGCGATCCAGAAGGTCGGGCACGACCAGCTGAAGGCGTTGGTCTCGGTCGATCATACGCGCACCGAAAACTTCCTGGCGATCGAGAGCGGCACCGGCCTGGTCATCGCAACCGCCATGCTCGCCTCGGACGAGACGTTGACCAATGCCGAGGTCGCGGTCGCGATCCGGTCGGACTTCAAGCGCGGCGGGATCAGCTGGACGCTCGTCGAGCATGTCGTGCGGTTCGCCCGGTCCAAGGGCATCAAAACGCTGGAATCGGTCGAGAGCCGCGACAATCATCAGGCGATCAAGCTGGAGCGCGAGATGGGCTGGTCCGCCTCACCCTGCCCCGGCGATTCCACGCTCATCGTGCTGCGCATGGCACTCGAACCCCAGGCCGCCTGA
- a CDS encoding BON domain-containing protein has protein sequence MMPHDRALQEAVLAELVWEPSINAAHIGVTADAGVVTLSGHVENFLQKRNAEKATARVRGVKAVVEELLVKLALPLKYGDEEIARAALNRLDWEDSVPAGAVKVRVEQGWVTLSGLVEWHFQREAAEKVLRGMTGIVGIQNDTTVKPHPVASNIRAEIDAALHRSRFDPDTITVTAEGGTVTLSGTVPTMSDRYIACQTAWNSKATSAVHNDLVVA, from the coding sequence ATGATGCCCCACGATCGCGCGCTTCAGGAGGCTGTCCTTGCCGAGCTGGTATGGGAGCCGAGCATCAATGCCGCGCATATCGGCGTTACCGCGGATGCCGGCGTCGTCACCCTGTCGGGTCACGTCGAGAATTTCCTCCAGAAGCGGAACGCGGAAAAGGCAACCGCCCGGGTCCGGGGGGTCAAGGCGGTAGTCGAGGAACTGCTGGTCAAGCTCGCGCTGCCGCTGAAGTATGGCGACGAGGAGATCGCGCGGGCAGCACTCAACCGGCTCGACTGGGAAGACAGCGTGCCGGCTGGTGCCGTGAAGGTGCGTGTCGAGCAAGGCTGGGTCACACTGTCCGGGTTGGTCGAGTGGCACTTCCAGCGCGAAGCCGCGGAGAAGGTGCTGCGCGGCATGACCGGCATCGTCGGCATCCAGAACGACACTACGGTCAAACCGCATCCGGTTGCGTCCAATATTCGTGCCGAGATCGACGCGGCCTTGCATCGCTCCCGGTTCGATCCGGATACGATCACCGTTACGGCTGAGGGCGGGACGGTGACGCTTTCCGGAACTGTCCCGACCATGTCGGACCGCTATATTGCATGTCAGACGGCCTGGAACTCGAAAGCCACCTCGGCCGTGCATAACGATCTCGTCGTCGCATGA
- a CDS encoding AI-2E family transporter, whose protein sequence is MTVGALRDTRRAERRPRLDLTLAHLALGVVAVGVTIVFLWSIWAFLGAILWSVVAAIMFWPLNNRILSRFPGRRNLAAFLTLLVVVTMGVVPGIALSMFLLDQAGAIYAQIQSGQIDIAATFERIQAVLPGWMAGLMRRTGITDLDSLREQLSIGITARLQILASHALKIGQSAASFLLSLAAMLYLTFFLLRDGRSMTTSIGNVVPLKPDERRVLADRFVTVVRATVKGGVLVGAAQGSVGGIIMAMLGVPNALLWAVVMALSSLLPAVGTGIVWVPVAIYLFATADMWHGLIMTASGILVIGSVDNVLRPILIGRETNIPDFVVLVTTLGGLAAFGFNGLLIGPVAAAIFMTVWSLIGSEGAAAVAERADDVPLIPMAGQDATSDDAANRLAARG, encoded by the coding sequence ATGACCGTGGGCGCTCTGCGGGACACGCGTCGCGCGGAGCGCCGTCCCCGGCTCGACCTGACATTGGCGCACTTGGCGCTCGGCGTCGTCGCCGTTGGTGTGACCATCGTGTTCCTATGGTCGATCTGGGCGTTCCTCGGCGCTATCCTGTGGAGTGTGGTGGCGGCGATCATGTTCTGGCCGCTGAACAACCGCATCCTGTCCCGCTTTCCCGGGCGGCGAAATCTCGCGGCCTTCCTCACACTGCTCGTGGTCGTCACGATGGGCGTCGTGCCGGGTATTGCGCTGTCGATGTTCCTGCTCGACCAGGCGGGCGCGATCTATGCGCAGATTCAGTCTGGTCAGATTGACATCGCCGCGACGTTCGAACGTATCCAGGCGGTCCTGCCGGGCTGGATGGCAGGCCTGATGCGGCGCACCGGTATCACCGACCTTGATTCCCTTCGTGAACAGCTGTCGATCGGTATCACGGCGCGGTTGCAAATCCTGGCGTCGCATGCGCTGAAGATCGGCCAAAGTGCCGCGAGTTTCCTCCTGTCGCTCGCCGCGATGCTCTATCTGACCTTCTTCCTACTCCGTGACGGGCGGTCGATGACGACTAGCATCGGCAACGTCGTGCCGCTCAAACCGGACGAGCGCCGGGTGCTCGCCGATCGTTTCGTGACGGTCGTTCGCGCGACGGTCAAAGGTGGAGTCCTTGTCGGGGCGGCACAGGGGTCGGTTGGCGGCATCATCATGGCCATGCTCGGTGTGCCAAACGCGCTTCTATGGGCGGTCGTGATGGCGCTTTCGTCCCTGCTGCCGGCGGTGGGGACCGGCATCGTCTGGGTGCCGGTCGCGATCTATCTCTTTGCGACAGCCGACATGTGGCACGGTCTGATTATGACAGCCTCTGGCATCCTCGTGATCGGGTCGGTGGACAATGTGCTGCGGCCAATCCTGATCGGCCGCGAGACGAACATTCCTGATTTCGTCGTGCTCGTGACGACGCTCGGGGGGCTGGCCGCATTCGGCTTCAACGGGCTCCTGATCGGACCAGTTGCTGCCGCGATCTTCATGACGGTGTGGAGCCTGATCGGCTCGGAAGGTGCCGCGGCCGTTGCGGAACGCGCCGACGACGTTCCCCTGATCCCAATGGCCGGACAGGATGCCACGTCGGATGACGCTGCCAATCGGCTTGCGGCGCGCGGCTAA